The following coding sequences are from one Candidatus Hydrogenedens sp. window:
- a CDS encoding ABC transporter ATP-binding protein, with the protein MENIFQSKDDIVIETKGLAKCFGKKVALKNVSIEVHRGRVFGLVGENGAGKTTLINHILGAYYAEEGSVLVFGLNPVLHPKEVLSRIGYLSETRDMPRWMRIEQFIRYMSAFYPSWDMEYAYRLLEQFELDPKRRIRALSRGELARTGLLVAMAHRPDLLLLDEPSSGLDPVARMDILSAVVRSVAEEGRTVLFSSHLLDEVERVADDVCMIHHGHVVLNGGLDQIKSQYHMFGIRPKNGDLQLNNIPGVIRVSKMGYRYQVMYEGSEDKGKEEIQKKGGDIIDITTPSLEDIFIAYVKKQDKELNHEI; encoded by the coding sequence ATGGAGAATATTTTTCAATCAAAAGATGATATAGTAATAGAGACTAAAGGACTTGCAAAATGTTTTGGCAAAAAGGTAGCCTTAAAAAATGTATCTATAGAAGTGCATCGTGGTCGGGTATTTGGTTTGGTTGGGGAGAACGGAGCTGGTAAAACGACGTTAATCAATCATATATTAGGAGCATATTACGCAGAGGAGGGTTCGGTACTTGTATTTGGTTTGAACCCTGTTCTACATCCGAAGGAAGTGTTGAGTCGTATTGGGTATTTATCCGAGACACGGGATATGCCACGTTGGATGCGGATAGAGCAGTTTATCCGCTATATGTCTGCTTTTTATCCGAGTTGGGATATGGAGTATGCGTATCGGTTGTTGGAGCAATTTGAATTAGACCCGAAGCGGAGGATACGAGCATTATCGCGAGGGGAGTTAGCGAGGACGGGTTTATTGGTAGCGATGGCACATCGGCCGGACTTATTGTTATTGGACGAGCCGTCGTCGGGTTTAGACCCAGTGGCACGGATGGACATATTATCTGCGGTGGTTCGTTCGGTAGCGGAGGAAGGTCGAACGGTGCTATTTTCTTCGCATTTATTGGACGAGGTAGAGCGGGTTGCAGACGATGTATGCATGATTCATCACGGGCATGTTGTGTTAAACGGCGGGTTAGACCAAATTAAATCTCAGTATCATATGTTCGGAATAAGACCAAAAAATGGTGACTTACAATTGAATAATATCCCAGGAGTAATTCGAGTAAGCAAAATGGGGTATAGATATCAGGTAATGTATGAAGGGAGTGAAGACAAAGGAAAAGAGGAGATACAGAAAAAAGGTGGTGACATTATAGACATTACTACTCCATCGTTAGAAGATATTTTTATTGCTTATGTAAAAAAACAGGATAAGGAGTTGAATCATGAAATTTAA